A genomic region of Gemmatimonadota bacterium contains the following coding sequences:
- the hpt gene encoding hypoxanthine phosphoribosyltransferase — translation MPIDAEQIVGASGQRLARIAFSAETIAARVADMGREITAHYPADEPLLVLGLLKGSFIFLADLVREIDRPLHVDFLVAASYGSGKVSSGTLELLYDPRAGFEGRHVLVVEDIIDSGNTLRRLLPALAARRPRSLELCSLLHKRLVDLPTEPRWVGFDAPSDFLVGYGLDYSEDFRHLPFIGSLEE, via the coding sequence GTGCCGATCGACGCTGAACAGATCGTGGGCGCCAGCGGGCAGCGCCTCGCGCGCATCGCCTTCAGCGCGGAGACCATCGCCGCGCGCGTGGCCGACATGGGCCGGGAGATCACCGCCCACTACCCCGCCGACGAGCCACTGCTCGTGTTGGGCCTGCTGAAGGGGTCGTTCATCTTCCTGGCCGACCTGGTGCGGGAGATCGACCGGCCGCTCCACGTCGACTTCCTGGTGGCGGCCAGCTACGGCTCGGGGAAGGTGTCGAGCGGGACGCTGGAGCTGCTCTACGACCCGCGCGCCGGCTTCGAGGGCCGGCACGTCCTGGTCGTCGAGGACATCATCGACTCGGGAAACACCCTCAGGCGGCTCCTGCCGGCCCTGGCCGCCCGGCGGCCGCGCAGCCTCGAGCTGTGCAGCCTGCTCCACAAGCGACTGGTCGACCTCCCCACCGAGCCCCGATGGGTGGGGTTCGATGCACCTTCTGACTTCCTCGTGGGGTACGGACTGGATTACAGCGAGGATTTTCGGCACCTTCCTTTCATCGGTAGCCTGGAGGAGTAG
- the tilS gene encoding tRNA lysidine(34) synthetase TilS, producing the protein MSARRRRGPGSLGARFIDHWRTLAVEAQAPLIVAVSGGVDSLTLLHLLRFDVAPPGGLHVAHFDHAWREGSEGEARWVAGVARAWGLECSSARAVRAPADEEEARGMRYAFLEEVRARLGARWVLTAHHADDQAETVLFRALRGAGPGGLAGIPARREPWVRPLLPFWREEIEQAARVRGLTWLEDPSNRALARPRSVLRHRILPDLERTVAPGARRALVRLARLAGEGESALREWTLRADREARLAEGPTHVEWSLEALRAQDPHLAGRVLREGAAALGVRLDERSTRRALAALGRERVRFHLPGALDLIVWRGRLRLERMDATPDADRPLTIAGAGEGEGEAVLGGVRWRVGWSDRAAVDAPARVDLVVRDLPVLVRARRPGDRLRLPGGSRPLKKLLQEAGIARSERGRLPLVADARGRVLWALGLGAAVRAEAPDAGRLHLGFESADRR; encoded by the coding sequence GTGAGCGCCCGGCGCCGGCGCGGGCCGGGATCGTTGGGAGCGCGCTTCATCGACCACTGGCGCACGCTCGCGGTGGAGGCCCAGGCACCGTTGATCGTCGCCGTCTCGGGAGGCGTCGATTCGCTGACGCTGCTCCACCTGCTCCGCTTCGACGTCGCGCCCCCCGGAGGCCTGCACGTCGCGCACTTCGACCACGCCTGGCGGGAGGGGAGCGAGGGCGAGGCCCGCTGGGTGGCGGGCGTGGCGCGGGCGTGGGGCCTCGAATGCTCCAGCGCGCGGGCGGTGCGCGCACCCGCCGACGAGGAGGAGGCCCGGGGCATGCGCTACGCGTTCCTGGAGGAGGTGCGCGCGCGCCTGGGCGCGCGCTGGGTGCTCACGGCCCACCACGCGGACGATCAGGCCGAGACGGTCCTGTTCCGGGCGCTCCGGGGGGCGGGGCCCGGGGGGCTCGCGGGGATCCCCGCCCGGCGCGAGCCCTGGGTGCGCCCGCTGCTCCCCTTCTGGCGCGAGGAGATCGAGCAGGCCGCGCGCGTCCGCGGACTCACGTGGCTGGAGGACCCGAGCAACCGCGCGCTCGCCCGACCGCGCTCGGTGCTGCGCCACCGGATCCTCCCGGACCTGGAGCGCACCGTGGCCCCGGGCGCCCGCCGGGCGCTGGTGCGGCTCGCGCGCCTGGCCGGGGAGGGCGAATCGGCCCTGCGGGAATGGACCCTCCGGGCCGACCGGGAGGCACGCCTGGCCGAGGGGCCCACGCACGTGGAGTGGTCCCTCGAGGCCTTGCGGGCGCAGGACCCCCACCTCGCGGGCCGGGTGCTGCGGGAGGGCGCGGCGGCCCTGGGCGTCCGCCTGGACGAGCGCTCGACCCGCCGGGCCTTGGCCGCGCTGGGCCGGGAGCGGGTCCGCTTCCATCTGCCCGGGGCGCTGGACCTGATCGTCTGGCGGGGGCGCCTGCGCCTCGAGCGGATGGACGCGACCCCGGACGCGGATCGCCCGCTGACGATCGCCGGGGCGGGGGAGGGGGAGGGGGAGGCCGTGCTGGGTGGCGTGCGCTGGCGGGTGGGCTGGTCGGACCGGGCCGCGGTGGACGCCCCGGCGCGGGTCGACCTCGTGGTGCGCGACCTTCCGGTGCTGGTGCGGGCACGCCGCCCCGGCGACCGATTGCGCCTCCCGGGCGGAAGCCGCCCCCTCAAGAAGCTCCTCCAGGAGGCGGGCATCGCCCGATCGGAACGCGGCCGTCTGCCCCTGGTGGCGGATGCGCGGGGACGGGTACTGTGGGCCCTGGGGCTCGGCGCGGCCGTACGCGCCGAAGCGCCCGACGCCGGACGCCTCCATCTGGGATTCGAGAGTGCCGATCGACGCTGA
- a CDS encoding glycerophosphodiester phosphodiesterase produces the protein MAPRPHHPYFAGSPLLMAHRGGARLAPENTMAAFTAAVERWEADVLEMDVRATRDGVIVVHHDPTVDRTTDGRGAVRDHDWPELARLDAGHTFLDLQGEPSFRGRGVRIPRFEEVLEAFPRTRINVESKSADAAAGLVRVIRAHKAEERVLVAAQYERTRVEARGYAGPWGASEAQIRLLWVLRHLPFRVYTPRADAMQIPDSWKGRTIATRGFIADAHARGLPVHVWVVDRPERMVELLEWDVDGIQTDRPDLLARVLVERVGRRPPPGLGPAEAG, from the coding sequence ATGGCACCACGGCCCCACCACCCCTACTTCGCCGGGTCCCCGCTGTTGATGGCCCACCGCGGGGGCGCCCGGCTCGCACCCGAGAACACCATGGCCGCGTTCACGGCGGCGGTGGAGCGGTGGGAGGCCGACGTCCTCGAGATGGACGTGCGCGCCACGCGTGACGGGGTGATCGTGGTCCATCATGATCCCACCGTCGACCGCACCACCGACGGACGCGGTGCGGTGCGCGATCACGACTGGCCCGAGCTGGCACGGCTCGACGCCGGGCACACGTTCCTGGATCTGCAGGGCGAGCCGTCCTTCCGGGGGAGGGGTGTGCGCATCCCACGCTTCGAGGAGGTGTTGGAGGCGTTCCCGCGCACGCGCATCAACGTGGAGAGCAAATCCGCGGATGCGGCCGCGGGGCTCGTGCGCGTGATCCGCGCGCACAAGGCCGAGGAGCGGGTGCTGGTGGCCGCGCAGTACGAGCGCACCCGGGTCGAGGCGCGTGGATACGCCGGACCCTGGGGGGCGTCGGAGGCGCAGATCCGCTTGCTGTGGGTGCTGCGACACCTCCCGTTCCGCGTGTATACACCGCGCGCCGACGCGATGCAGATCCCCGATTCCTGGAAGGGTCGCACGATCGCGACGCGTGGCTTCATCGCGGACGCCCACGCCCGCGGCCTGCCCGTGCACGTCTGGGTGGTGGACCGACCCGAGCGCATGGTCGAGCTGCTGGAATGGGACGTGGACGGCATCCAGACCGATCGGCCGGACCTGCTGGCCCGGGTCCTGGTCGAGCGCGTGGGGCGGCGGCCACCCCCCGGCCTCGGCCCCGCGGAGGCCGGGTGA